In Planctomycetota bacterium, a single genomic region encodes these proteins:
- the rpsE gene encoding 30S ribosomal protein S5, producing the protein MSDETKTTDNAPEVTPTEPAQISPQADGPAAEAPAETAKTDAAPSPAAAGGTFTGGGEGKAPEARVGGRPPRGGQQGGQRGGDRGRGRGRGRGRDEGADDGIESNVIRIYRCSKVVKGGRTFSFAALVVAGDRAGSVGIGYGKANEVPSAVEKATKEARRTMKKIPMVGTTIPHPALGASGTSRVQLIPANPGTGVTAGKTVRPLLELAGVTDVLTKAYGSTSPKNLLKATIDALRQLRSADQVKQMRGVDLPDSAGTLTVAS; encoded by the coding sequence ATGTCAGACGAGACGAAAACGACAGACAACGCCCCGGAAGTCACGCCGACCGAGCCGGCCCAGATCTCGCCGCAGGCCGACGGTCCCGCCGCCGAGGCACCCGCCGAGACGGCCAAGACCGACGCGGCACCTTCGCCCGCGGCTGCCGGCGGCACCTTCACCGGTGGCGGCGAAGGCAAGGCTCCCGAGGCCCGCGTCGGCGGACGTCCCCCGCGTGGTGGCCAGCAAGGCGGTCAGCGTGGCGGCGATCGTGGTCGCGGCCGTGGTCGTGGTCGCGGTCGTGATGAAGGCGCTGACGACGGCATCGAATCGAACGTCATCCGTATCTACCGCTGCTCGAAGGTGGTCAAGGGCGGCCGCACGTTCAGCTTCGCCGCACTCGTCGTTGCCGGTGATCGCGCCGGTTCCGTCGGCATCGGTTACGGCAAGGCCAACGAGGTTCCATCAGCCGTCGAGAAGGCCACCAAGGAGGCCCGCCGCACCATGAAGAAAATCCCCATGGTCGGCACCACCATTCCGCACCCGGCACTGGGCGCTTCCGGCACCAGCCGCGTGCAGCTCATCCCGGCCAACCCCGGCACCGGCGTCACCGCCGGCAAGACTGTCCGCCCGCTCCTCGAGCTCGCCGGCGTCACCGACGTTCTCACCAAGGCCTACGGCTCGACCAGCCCGAAGAACCTGCTCAAGGCCACCATCGACGCCCTGCGTCAACTCCGCAGCGCCGACCAGGTCAAGCAGATGCGCGGTGTCGATCTGCCCGACTCGGCCGGCACGCTGACCGTGGCCAGCTAA